In a single window of the Prionailurus viverrinus isolate Anna chromosome D3, UM_Priviv_1.0, whole genome shotgun sequence genome:
- the ZNF10 gene encoding zinc finger protein 10 isoform X2: protein MVTTIFITEKSIIKNKEGMETKLSTARSHALVTFKDVLVNFTREEWKLLDTAQQIMYKDVMLENYKNLVSLGHQLPKPDVILQLEKGEEPWLVERGTHRETHPDLDTAVEIKSSVSSKSISKDKQSYGIKMEGIPKNDLWYLSLEEVWKCEDQLDKDQENQERRLRQVAFTQKKALTQESVCENGKCGGNCLLPAQLVLREYFHKHDSHSKSLKHNLVFSGHQESYASNGSECGQTFCQNIHLIQFARTQPGDKSYKCPDTVNSLTGGTSLGVSKGIHREKPYECKECGKFFSWRSNLTRHRLIHTGEKPYECKECGKSFSRSSHLIGHQKTHTGEEPYECKECGKSFSWFSHLVTHQRTHTGDKLYTCSQCGKSFVHSSRLIRHQRTHTGEKPYECPECGKSFRQSTHLILHQRTHVRVRPYECNECGKSYSQRSHLVVHHRTHTGLKPFECKDCGKCFSRSSHLFSHQRTHTGEKPYECHDCGKSFSQSSALIVHQRIHTGEKPYECCQCGKAFIRKNDLIKHQRVHVGEETYKCNQCGIIFSQNSPLIVHQIAHTGEQFLTCNQCGTALVNSPNLIRYQTNHIRENTY from the exons ATGGTAACTAC GATCTTCATTACTGAAAAAAGCATCATCAAGAACAAGGAGGGCATGGAGACCAAGTTGTCAACGGCCCGGTCCCAT GCACTGGTGACCTTCAAGGATGTACTTGTGAACTTCACCAGGGAGGAGTGGAAGCTGCTGGATACTGCTCAGCAGATCATGTACAAagatgtgatgctggagaactacAAGAACCTGGTTTCCTTGG GGCATCAGCTTCCCAAACCAGATGTGATCCTCCagttggagaaaggggaagagccGTGGCTGGTGGAGAGAGGGACTCACCGGGAGACCCACCCAG atttggACACTGCGGTTGAAATTAAATCATCAGTGTCCAGTAAGAGCATTTCTAAAGATAAACAATCCTATGGCATTAAAATGGAAGGAATCCCAAAGAACGACCTCTGGTATTTGTCATTAGAAGAAGTCTGGAAGTGTGAAGACCAGTTGGACAAGGATCAGGAAAATCAGGAGAGACGTTTGAGGCAAGTGGCATTCACCCAAAAGAAAGCACTTACTCAGGAGAGCGTCTGTGAAAACGGTAAATGTGGGGGAAATTGTCTTCTTCCTGCTCAACTAGTGCTGAGGGAGTATTTCCACAAACATGACTCACAtagtaaaagtttaaaacataatttagttTTTAGTGGTCATCAGGAAAGCTATGCAAGTAATGGTAGTGAATGTGGTCAAACCTTCTGTCAAAACATTCATCTTATTCAGTTTGCCAGAACTCAACCAGGAGATAAGTCTTACAAATGCCCCGATACTGTCAACTCTCTTACCGGTGGTACCTCCCTTGGTGTATCGAAGGGCATACAtagggagaaaccatatgaaTGTAAGGAGTGTGGAAAATTCTTTAGCTGGCGTTCTAATCTTACCAGGCACCGGCTTattcatactggagaaaaaccctatgaatgtaaagaGTGTGGAAAGTCTTTCAGCCGGAGTTCTCACCTCATTGGACATCAGAAGACTCACACTGGTGAGGaaccctatgaatgtaaagaGTGTGGAAAGTCCTTCAGCTGGTTCTCTCACCTTGTGACCCACCAGAGAACTCACACAGGAGACAAACTGTACACGTGCAGCCAGTGTGGGAAGTCATTTGTTCACAGCTCCAGGCTCATTAGGCACCAGAgaactcatactggagagaaaccttatgaatgtcCCGAGTGTGGGAAGTCTTTCAGACAGAGCACACATCTCATTCTGCATCAGAGAACTCATGTCAGAGTGAGGCCCTACGAATGTAACGAGTGTGGGAAGTCGTATAGCCAGAGGTCTCACCTTGTGGTGCACCACAGGACTCACACGGGACTGAAGCCCTTTGAGTGTAAAGACTGTGGAAAATGCTTCAGTAGAAGCTCTCACCTTTTCTCCCATCAGAGGacccacactggagagaaaccatatgAATGCCACGACTGTGGGAAGTCCTTCAGCCAGAGTTCTGCCCTCATCGtgcatcagagaattcatactggagagaagccATATGAATGCTGccagtgtgggaaagccttcattCGGAAGAACGACCTTATTAAGCATCAGAGGGTTCATGTTGGGGAAGAGACCTATAAATGTAATCAGTGTGGGATTATCTTCAGCCAGAACTCTCCGTTGATAGTACATCAAATAGCCCACACTGGAGAGCAGTTCTTAACTTGTAACCAATGTGGGACAGCGCTTGTTAATAGCCCTAACCTTATTCGATATCAGACAAATCATATTAGAGAGAATACTTATTAA
- the ZNF10 gene encoding zinc finger protein 10 isoform X3 — protein sequence METKLSTARSHALVTFKDVLVNFTREEWKLLDTAQQIMYKDVMLENYKNLVSLGHQLPKPDVILQLEKGEEPWLVERGTHRETHPDLDTAVEIKSSVSSKSISKDKQSYGIKMEGIPKNDLWYLSLEEVWKCEDQLDKDQENQERRLRQVAFTQKKALTQESVCENGKCGGNCLLPAQLVLREYFHKHDSHSKSLKHNLVFSGHQESYASNGSECGQTFCQNIHLIQFARTQPGDKSYKCPDTVNSLTGGTSLGVSKGIHREKPYECKECGKFFSWRSNLTRHRLIHTGEKPYECKECGKSFSRSSHLIGHQKTHTGEEPYECKECGKSFSWFSHLVTHQRTHTGDKLYTCSQCGKSFVHSSRLIRHQRTHTGEKPYECPECGKSFRQSTHLILHQRTHVRVRPYECNECGKSYSQRSHLVVHHRTHTGLKPFECKDCGKCFSRSSHLFSHQRTHTGEKPYECHDCGKSFSQSSALIVHQRIHTGEKPYECCQCGKAFIRKNDLIKHQRVHVGEETYKCNQCGIIFSQNSPLIVHQIAHTGEQFLTCNQCGTALVNSPNLIRYQTNHIRENTY from the exons ATGGAGACCAAGTTGTCAACGGCCCGGTCCCAT GCACTGGTGACCTTCAAGGATGTACTTGTGAACTTCACCAGGGAGGAGTGGAAGCTGCTGGATACTGCTCAGCAGATCATGTACAAagatgtgatgctggagaactacAAGAACCTGGTTTCCTTGG GGCATCAGCTTCCCAAACCAGATGTGATCCTCCagttggagaaaggggaagagccGTGGCTGGTGGAGAGAGGGACTCACCGGGAGACCCACCCAG atttggACACTGCGGTTGAAATTAAATCATCAGTGTCCAGTAAGAGCATTTCTAAAGATAAACAATCCTATGGCATTAAAATGGAAGGAATCCCAAAGAACGACCTCTGGTATTTGTCATTAGAAGAAGTCTGGAAGTGTGAAGACCAGTTGGACAAGGATCAGGAAAATCAGGAGAGACGTTTGAGGCAAGTGGCATTCACCCAAAAGAAAGCACTTACTCAGGAGAGCGTCTGTGAAAACGGTAAATGTGGGGGAAATTGTCTTCTTCCTGCTCAACTAGTGCTGAGGGAGTATTTCCACAAACATGACTCACAtagtaaaagtttaaaacataatttagttTTTAGTGGTCATCAGGAAAGCTATGCAAGTAATGGTAGTGAATGTGGTCAAACCTTCTGTCAAAACATTCATCTTATTCAGTTTGCCAGAACTCAACCAGGAGATAAGTCTTACAAATGCCCCGATACTGTCAACTCTCTTACCGGTGGTACCTCCCTTGGTGTATCGAAGGGCATACAtagggagaaaccatatgaaTGTAAGGAGTGTGGAAAATTCTTTAGCTGGCGTTCTAATCTTACCAGGCACCGGCTTattcatactggagaaaaaccctatgaatgtaaagaGTGTGGAAAGTCTTTCAGCCGGAGTTCTCACCTCATTGGACATCAGAAGACTCACACTGGTGAGGaaccctatgaatgtaaagaGTGTGGAAAGTCCTTCAGCTGGTTCTCTCACCTTGTGACCCACCAGAGAACTCACACAGGAGACAAACTGTACACGTGCAGCCAGTGTGGGAAGTCATTTGTTCACAGCTCCAGGCTCATTAGGCACCAGAgaactcatactggagagaaaccttatgaatgtcCCGAGTGTGGGAAGTCTTTCAGACAGAGCACACATCTCATTCTGCATCAGAGAACTCATGTCAGAGTGAGGCCCTACGAATGTAACGAGTGTGGGAAGTCGTATAGCCAGAGGTCTCACCTTGTGGTGCACCACAGGACTCACACGGGACTGAAGCCCTTTGAGTGTAAAGACTGTGGAAAATGCTTCAGTAGAAGCTCTCACCTTTTCTCCCATCAGAGGacccacactggagagaaaccatatgAATGCCACGACTGTGGGAAGTCCTTCAGCCAGAGTTCTGCCCTCATCGtgcatcagagaattcatactggagagaagccATATGAATGCTGccagtgtgggaaagccttcattCGGAAGAACGACCTTATTAAGCATCAGAGGGTTCATGTTGGGGAAGAGACCTATAAATGTAATCAGTGTGGGATTATCTTCAGCCAGAACTCTCCGTTGATAGTACATCAAATAGCCCACACTGGAGAGCAGTTCTTAACTTGTAACCAATGTGGGACAGCGCTTGTTAATAGCCCTAACCTTATTCGATATCAGACAAATCATATTAGAGAGAATACTTATTAA
- the ZNF10 gene encoding zinc finger protein 10 isoform X1, translating into MSFREKGNETKWKSGSTGKNEKHWQWIFITEKSIIKNKEGMETKLSTARSHALVTFKDVLVNFTREEWKLLDTAQQIMYKDVMLENYKNLVSLGHQLPKPDVILQLEKGEEPWLVERGTHRETHPDLDTAVEIKSSVSSKSISKDKQSYGIKMEGIPKNDLWYLSLEEVWKCEDQLDKDQENQERRLRQVAFTQKKALTQESVCENGKCGGNCLLPAQLVLREYFHKHDSHSKSLKHNLVFSGHQESYASNGSECGQTFCQNIHLIQFARTQPGDKSYKCPDTVNSLTGGTSLGVSKGIHREKPYECKECGKFFSWRSNLTRHRLIHTGEKPYECKECGKSFSRSSHLIGHQKTHTGEEPYECKECGKSFSWFSHLVTHQRTHTGDKLYTCSQCGKSFVHSSRLIRHQRTHTGEKPYECPECGKSFRQSTHLILHQRTHVRVRPYECNECGKSYSQRSHLVVHHRTHTGLKPFECKDCGKCFSRSSHLFSHQRTHTGEKPYECHDCGKSFSQSSALIVHQRIHTGEKPYECCQCGKAFIRKNDLIKHQRVHVGEETYKCNQCGIIFSQNSPLIVHQIAHTGEQFLTCNQCGTALVNSPNLIRYQTNHIRENTY; encoded by the exons ATGTCCttcagggagaaaggaaatgaaaccaaatGGAAATCTGGATCTACTGGAAAGAATGAAAAGCACTGGCAATG GATCTTCATTACTGAAAAAAGCATCATCAAGAACAAGGAGGGCATGGAGACCAAGTTGTCAACGGCCCGGTCCCAT GCACTGGTGACCTTCAAGGATGTACTTGTGAACTTCACCAGGGAGGAGTGGAAGCTGCTGGATACTGCTCAGCAGATCATGTACAAagatgtgatgctggagaactacAAGAACCTGGTTTCCTTGG GGCATCAGCTTCCCAAACCAGATGTGATCCTCCagttggagaaaggggaagagccGTGGCTGGTGGAGAGAGGGACTCACCGGGAGACCCACCCAG atttggACACTGCGGTTGAAATTAAATCATCAGTGTCCAGTAAGAGCATTTCTAAAGATAAACAATCCTATGGCATTAAAATGGAAGGAATCCCAAAGAACGACCTCTGGTATTTGTCATTAGAAGAAGTCTGGAAGTGTGAAGACCAGTTGGACAAGGATCAGGAAAATCAGGAGAGACGTTTGAGGCAAGTGGCATTCACCCAAAAGAAAGCACTTACTCAGGAGAGCGTCTGTGAAAACGGTAAATGTGGGGGAAATTGTCTTCTTCCTGCTCAACTAGTGCTGAGGGAGTATTTCCACAAACATGACTCACAtagtaaaagtttaaaacataatttagttTTTAGTGGTCATCAGGAAAGCTATGCAAGTAATGGTAGTGAATGTGGTCAAACCTTCTGTCAAAACATTCATCTTATTCAGTTTGCCAGAACTCAACCAGGAGATAAGTCTTACAAATGCCCCGATACTGTCAACTCTCTTACCGGTGGTACCTCCCTTGGTGTATCGAAGGGCATACAtagggagaaaccatatgaaTGTAAGGAGTGTGGAAAATTCTTTAGCTGGCGTTCTAATCTTACCAGGCACCGGCTTattcatactggagaaaaaccctatgaatgtaaagaGTGTGGAAAGTCTTTCAGCCGGAGTTCTCACCTCATTGGACATCAGAAGACTCACACTGGTGAGGaaccctatgaatgtaaagaGTGTGGAAAGTCCTTCAGCTGGTTCTCTCACCTTGTGACCCACCAGAGAACTCACACAGGAGACAAACTGTACACGTGCAGCCAGTGTGGGAAGTCATTTGTTCACAGCTCCAGGCTCATTAGGCACCAGAgaactcatactggagagaaaccttatgaatgtcCCGAGTGTGGGAAGTCTTTCAGACAGAGCACACATCTCATTCTGCATCAGAGAACTCATGTCAGAGTGAGGCCCTACGAATGTAACGAGTGTGGGAAGTCGTATAGCCAGAGGTCTCACCTTGTGGTGCACCACAGGACTCACACGGGACTGAAGCCCTTTGAGTGTAAAGACTGTGGAAAATGCTTCAGTAGAAGCTCTCACCTTTTCTCCCATCAGAGGacccacactggagagaaaccatatgAATGCCACGACTGTGGGAAGTCCTTCAGCCAGAGTTCTGCCCTCATCGtgcatcagagaattcatactggagagaagccATATGAATGCTGccagtgtgggaaagccttcattCGGAAGAACGACCTTATTAAGCATCAGAGGGTTCATGTTGGGGAAGAGACCTATAAATGTAATCAGTGTGGGATTATCTTCAGCCAGAACTCTCCGTTGATAGTACATCAAATAGCCCACACTGGAGAGCAGTTCTTAACTTGTAACCAATGTGGGACAGCGCTTGTTAATAGCCCTAACCTTATTCGATATCAGACAAATCATATTAGAGAGAATACTTATTAA
- the ZNF10 gene encoding zinc finger protein 10 isoform X4 — protein MSFREKGNETKWKSGSTGKNEKHWQWIFITEKSIIKNKEGMETKLSTARSHALVTFKDVLVNFTREEWKLLDTAQQIMYKDVMLENYKNLVSLGHQLPKPDVILQLEKGEEPWLVERGTHRETHPDLDTAVEIKSSVSSKSISKDKQSYGIKMEGIPKNDLWYLSLEEVWKCEDQLDKDQENQERRLRHRLIHTGEKPYECKECGKSFSRSSHLIGHQKTHTGEEPYECKECGKSFSWFSHLVTHQRTHTGDKLYTCSQCGKSFVHSSRLIRHQRTHTGEKPYECPECGKSFRQSTHLILHQRTHVRVRPYECNECGKSYSQRSHLVVHHRTHTGLKPFECKDCGKCFSRSSHLFSHQRTHTGEKPYECHDCGKSFSQSSALIVHQRIHTGEKPYECCQCGKAFIRKNDLIKHQRVHVGEETYKCNQCGIIFSQNSPLIVHQIAHTGEQFLTCNQCGTALVNSPNLIRYQTNHIRENTY, from the exons ATGTCCttcagggagaaaggaaatgaaaccaaatGGAAATCTGGATCTACTGGAAAGAATGAAAAGCACTGGCAATG GATCTTCATTACTGAAAAAAGCATCATCAAGAACAAGGAGGGCATGGAGACCAAGTTGTCAACGGCCCGGTCCCAT GCACTGGTGACCTTCAAGGATGTACTTGTGAACTTCACCAGGGAGGAGTGGAAGCTGCTGGATACTGCTCAGCAGATCATGTACAAagatgtgatgctggagaactacAAGAACCTGGTTTCCTTGG GGCATCAGCTTCCCAAACCAGATGTGATCCTCCagttggagaaaggggaagagccGTGGCTGGTGGAGAGAGGGACTCACCGGGAGACCCACCCAG atttggACACTGCGGTTGAAATTAAATCATCAGTGTCCAGTAAGAGCATTTCTAAAGATAAACAATCCTATGGCATTAAAATGGAAGGAATCCCAAAGAACGACCTCTGGTATTTGTCATTAGAAGAAGTCTGGAAGTGTGAAGACCAGTTGGACAAGGATCAGGAAAATCAGGAGAGACGTTTGAG GCACCGGCTTattcatactggagaaaaaccctatgaatgtaaagaGTGTGGAAAGTCTTTCAGCCGGAGTTCTCACCTCATTGGACATCAGAAGACTCACACTGGTGAGGaaccctatgaatgtaaagaGTGTGGAAAGTCCTTCAGCTGGTTCTCTCACCTTGTGACCCACCAGAGAACTCACACAGGAGACAAACTGTACACGTGCAGCCAGTGTGGGAAGTCATTTGTTCACAGCTCCAGGCTCATTAGGCACCAGAgaactcatactggagagaaaccttatgaatgtcCCGAGTGTGGGAAGTCTTTCAGACAGAGCACACATCTCATTCTGCATCAGAGAACTCATGTCAGAGTGAGGCCCTACGAATGTAACGAGTGTGGGAAGTCGTATAGCCAGAGGTCTCACCTTGTGGTGCACCACAGGACTCACACGGGACTGAAGCCCTTTGAGTGTAAAGACTGTGGAAAATGCTTCAGTAGAAGCTCTCACCTTTTCTCCCATCAGAGGacccacactggagagaaaccatatgAATGCCACGACTGTGGGAAGTCCTTCAGCCAGAGTTCTGCCCTCATCGtgcatcagagaattcatactggagagaagccATATGAATGCTGccagtgtgggaaagccttcattCGGAAGAACGACCTTATTAAGCATCAGAGGGTTCATGTTGGGGAAGAGACCTATAAATGTAATCAGTGTGGGATTATCTTCAGCCAGAACTCTCCGTTGATAGTACATCAAATAGCCCACACTGGAGAGCAGTTCTTAACTTGTAACCAATGTGGGACAGCGCTTGTTAATAGCCCTAACCTTATTCGATATCAGACAAATCATATTAGAGAGAATACTTATTAA